Within the Marinobacter qingdaonensis genome, the region TACACCACGCCGTCGGCACTGACGGTGGTGTCCTCCGGACCGTAAACCTGGCCCCGGGCCAGCAGGTCGGCCAGGCGCAGGCGCTCATTGGGTGACAGCGGGCCGGTCAGGGGCCGGGGATCGGGTGGTTGCCAGGCCTTGCTGTCGATGGGCGAGGGCGTGAGCAGGAAGCCACCGAGCAGGAAAAACAGGGCCAGCACCCCGACCATCAGCCATTTCATCATTCCTGCCCGCCCGTTTCTGTTGTCGATGGATTTGCCAGCCCAGACTTAACCTTAGCAGACGGTTCCACGGTCTTGAAAACGCGCCGCCGGCCCCTAGTCGCCGGCCAGGAATCGGCGGCACAGGGCCGCAAAGGTGTCCGGTTTTTCCGCGTGCAGCCAGTGCCCGGTGTCCTGGATGACCCGCAGCTCCGCGGCCGGGAACAGTTGCTGGATGGACTCCCGGTGCTTCTCCTGGATGTAGGCGGAATCCGCGCCCTTCAGGAACAGCACCGGCCCCTGGTAGGGGCCCTCGCCTTCTGGGGCCTGGGACAGGTTGCCGTAGCAGGCGTCGATCACCGGCAGGTTCAGGCGCCAGCGGAACAGCGGGCCACCCTCCGACTGTTCGTCCCGGGGCACCCGTTCGAGGTTTTTCAGCAGGAACTGCCGGGTTGCCAGGGCGTCGACCTGCTCCGCCAGGCGCTGGTCGGCGTCCTGGCGCGAGGCGACCGCATTCAGGTCGATGCTTTTCAGGCCTTCAAGGATGGCATCGTGGCGGGGCTTGTAACTGACCGGCGCGATGTCGGCAACGATGACCCGCTCGACCCGGGCCGGTGCCTGCAGGGCCACCTGCATGGCCACCTTGCCGCCCATGGAATGGCCCAGGATGCAGGCCTTGTCGATGCCCTGGCGATCCATGTAGGCAATGACGTCCGACGCCATCGCCGGGTAATCCATGGTCTCGGTGTGCGGCGAGCTGCCGTGATTGCGCTGGTCCAGGGAATGAATCTGCCAGTCGTCCTGCAGGCGCCGGGCAATGCCGCCCAGGTTTTCCAGGGACCCGAACAGGCCATGCAGCAGGATCAGTGGCGCACCTTCGCCGGTGATACGGTGGTTCAACTCTACGCTCATGGACGATCAGTCTCCGGATTGGCTCATTTTTCGAAACCGACTACATTACCACTGACAGTGTGGCGAGCAAGTTTGGTGCAAGGCAGGTGGGGGCCGCCCCAACGAAAAAAGCCGGGCTGGGCCCGGCTTCAAGGTCATAGGCAGTACGCCTGTCTGATCAGCAGTAGTAGATGCTGTTCAGGTATTCCGCGAGTGCCATCACGTTCTGGCGCTCGATTTCACTGTGGGGTACGAAGATTTCCTGTTCCATACAACAACCTCCTTTAACAACCAATCCATTGCTTCAACCTGATATTTCAATGCTATCGTTGTTGCCATGACAAACCGTTGACAGGCGGTATCATTCACTTGACATTTTGTATCAGTCAGCATGAAAGGTTGTTAACCATCGGAATCCAGCTGTGATACCAGCCCAGTCCCAAGACAGCAGCGCGCCCCTGGTCGCCGCCTCCAGCACCCTCGCCCTGGTCCACTACCTCGAATGCCAGGGGGTGCTGGACCCGGAACGGGTGGAACAACTGGTGGGTGTCGACCTGCAAGCGCTCAGGGACCCGGACCTTCGGGTCCCGGCCCAGGCCCATTACCGCCTCTGGGACCACGCCGAGCAGGTCACCGGCGACCCGGCCGTGGGCCTGCACGCCGGCACCCTGGTGGACCCGGAACGGATGGGTCTGGTGGGGCATGTGTTCTTCAACTGCGACACCCTGGGCGAGGCCGTTACCCAGTACGTGCGCCTGCACCGACTGATCAATGAGTCGGTTACCCTCAGCTTCGAGCAGACCGGGGAGCTGGCGATCCTGAGCTGGCAGCCGGATACCCCAAGCCACTATTGCCGCCAGGACATGGACCGGACCCTGGCCGCGGCCATCAGCCGGACCCGGCATTTTATCCTCCCGGACATCGGCGCCGAGTGGGCGGACATTGCCCACCCCCGGCCGGACTACGCCAGCGAATACCAAACCCTGCTGGGCGGGCCGGTACGCTTTGGCTGCGCCGCCACCCGCCTGGCCTTTGATAGCCGGCACCTCAGCCACCCCATCCCCCGTCGCAACCCCTACGTCTATTCGGCGGTGTTGAAGCAGGTCAATTCGGTGCTGGCCCGGCTGCAACCCCGGCGCTCGTTCGGACGCAAGATCCGACGGCTGATTTCCAAGCAGATGGCCACCGACCGCATCGACGCCGACAGTCTGGCCCGGCAATGCCACATGAGCCGACAGACCCTGTACCGCCGGCTCAAGCGCGAGGGCCTGAGTTTCCACGACCTGGTGGAGCAGGTGCGCAAGGACAAGGCCCTTCGCTACGTCGCCAGCGACCAGTACGCCCTGGGGGAAATTGCTTTCCTGCTCGGATTTTCCGAACTCAGTGCCTTCAGCCGAGCCTTCAAACGCTGGACCGGCTCGGCGCCGGCCCAGTATCGGGCCAGCCAGCTGGCGTCTGCTGACGACCGGCCCACCCCACCAACCGACACGGACCCGCCCGCACCATGATGGAACCCTTTTCCCTGGTCGCCATTGCGGTCGGTCTGCTGTACCTGGCGGCGCTGGGCTGTGTCTACCGGATCCTGCTGACCTACCGCACCGCCCAGGGCGCCATTGCCTGGATCATTGGCCTGCTGGGTCTGCCCTACGTGGCGGTGCCGCTGTTCCTCCTGTTCGGGCGCTATCGGTTCGGCGGCTATATCCGGGCCCGCCGGATGGGCGACCAGGCACTGACCAACCTGCTCAACCGGTTCGAGCAGCAGACCACCTCGATCCCGGCCCCAGCCGACGACTACTTCACCGACGAACTCCAGGTGCTGTGCAAGCTCGGCCGGCAGCCGTTCACCGAGGGCAATCGCTGTACCCTGCTGCGGGACGGGGAGGCCACCTTCGAGGCGCTGTTCGAGGCCATGGAAAACGCCACCCGTTACATCCTGCTGGAGTTTTACATCATCCGCTCGGACCGGGTCGGCCAGCGCATCAAGGCGATCCTGGAACGGAAACTGGCCCAGGGGGTGCAAGTCTGGTTCCTGTACGACAACATCGGCAGTGTCTGGCTACCCCGCTCCTACCTGAAACAGCTGGCCGCCGCCGGCGCCCGGGTGGCGTCCTTCGGCGATGGCAACGTGCGCCGGCGCCGGTTCCAGATCAATTTCCGCAACCACCGCAAACTGCTGGTGTGCGACGGGGTCATCGGCTTTGTCGGCGGCATCAACCTGGGGGACGAATACCTGGGCACCGCCATGGACCAGGAACCCTGGCGCGACACCCACTGCCAGATCGAGGGCCCGGCGGTGACCGGCCTGCAACTGACCTGGCTGGAGGACTGGAACTGGGCCAGCGACGAATTTCCGGAGCTGGACTGGGCGCCGCCCGCCACCCAGGCCGGCAACGACCGGGTGCTGATGCTACCCACCGGACCCGCCGACGACTGGGAAACCTGCTCCCTGTTCTTCCTGAACTGCATCAACAATGCGCGCCAACGGCTGTGGATTTCGTCGCCCTATTTCGTGCCCGACTTCCAGATCATGAACGCGCTGCAGCTGGCCGCCCTGCGCGGGGTCGATGTCCGGGTCCTGATCCCGGAGAAATCCGACAGCTGGCTGATCGGCCTGGCGGCCTACTCCTACCTGGTGCAGGCCTGCCAGACCGGCATCAAGATCTACCGCTACCAGCCCGGGTTCATGCACCAGAAGGTGATTCTGGTGGATGACCGTTACGCGGCGGTGGGCACCGCCAACCTGGACAACCGCTCGATGCGCCTGAACTTCGAAATCAGCGCCGTGACCACCGCGCCCCACTTCATCGCCAGCGTCGAGTCCATGCTGGAGGAGGACCTGGACAACTGCCGGCTGATGCACGAATGCGACTACAACGACCGGTCCACCCTGTTCCGGCTCAGCTGCCGCGCCATCCGGCTGCTGGCTCCGCTGCTGTAATGGCCTCCCGATAACTGGTCGGCGCCGGTACAAGTGTGCGACTATGCGGACTCGTCCCAGCCAGCATGCCGTAGCGACCTGACACCATGAACGCCTTCCGTCCCAGAGAGACCCTGACCGAGCAGGTCGCCCGCCACATCGAAAACCTGATTGCCTTTGGCCAGCTGGGCTCCGGTGAGCGCATCTACGAGGGCGCCATGGCCAAGCAGATGGACGTCAGTCACGGCTCCATCCGGGAGGGGCTGTTGCTGCTGGAGAAACGGCATCTGGTCAGGAACGTGCCGCGCAAGGGCGCGTTCGTCACGCCGCTGGACGAATTCTTCGTGCGCAGCCTGTACGAGACCCTGGAACTGTACCTCACCCACACCGGCCGCAAACTGGTGCGCCAGTGGCAGCCCGCGGACATGGAACGGCTGGAGTCGCTGTACGCGCAGATGGCAGCCAGCTTTGGCAAGGGCGACCTGATGGCGTTCCTGGAGCTGGGCATCGAGTACACCAAGGCCTCCCTGGTCTACGCCGACAACTACTTCATCGTCGCCGCCATCGACGACCTCTGGCCGTCCGCCAAGCGCTGTGCCTTTGTCGCGTTCCAGCAGGGCGGCAGCCACGTGATCGAAGACAACCTGGCGCACATGCAGCAGTCGATCCAGGCCATCAAGGACCGGGACGAGGCCCGGCTGACCGAGATCCTGCACCGCTACGCCATGCAGCAGTGCCAGCAGGTGCTCGAGGCCATCGCCAGCGCCAACCGGCGCGATTCCCAGTAGCGATCTCAGTCGTAGAACAGCTGGGTAAACGAGAACCCGATGTTCAGGTAGGCGGTCCAGTCGTCGCGGTTGTTGTAGGCGGTGGCCAGCTGGATCGGGCCGAGAAAGGTGTCGACGCCGGCAAACAGACTCCAGGACCGGACCGTGCTGTTCCAGTCGGCGTCGTCGAAGGATTCCCAGGCGTTGCCGGCCTCGAAGCCGATGCCGGCGAACCAGGGCACGATCGGCCCACCGAAGGCCTGGCTCGCGTAGAGTGACCCCAGCAGCGCGTTGTCGCCGGTGATCTGGCCCGGGGCGTAGGCGGACAGCCGCCGGAAGCCACCCAGCCGAACGGCATTCTCGATGCCCGGCTCACCGCCAGTCACCGCCTCGCCGAACAGCAATCCGGTCAGGTTGAACCCCCGCCAGCTGTCCGTGCCCAGCACCATCCCGGTCACCGATTCGAAGTGCCGGTCCGAGCCCAGGCCCTTGCGCTCGAACTGCCCGCGCAGGCCGGCGAAAGCGCCATGGCGGGGGAAGAAGGCGTCGTCGAGGGAATCGTGGACCAGTTGCAGGCGCAGGCCGCCCTGGTGCACCGAATCTTCGCGGACCAGCGGCTGTCCTACCTGTTCATCGATGGTGGCGTAGCCACGCACGTATTCCAGCCGTACCTCGGCGTTGCCGCCCAATTCCATGCCCAGGCCCAGGTCCACTTCCCGATAGGTGACATCGACCTCCGCCACCGGGCTGGTGCCGCCGTCGAAGATCCCGAGGGTGTCGCGACTGTACTCGCCGCCGACCACCAGAAAACGCTGGTAGCCGTAATCCAGGGGCTGGTACCACTGGGTCCGTAGCCAGGGATCGGTGCCGAGCTGAACCCCGGTCTGCCATTCGGCGCCAAAGTCATTGAGTTCGGTCATGCGGAGCGACGAGGCCAGGTTGAACAGGTTTTCACCGTCGAAGTTGTCCTCGTAGCTGAGCCCGAAGGAGAGGTAATTCGGCCCCCAGCTTTTTTGCTGGACCCGGATGGTCAGTACCGTCCCGTCCGGGCTGGGCGCCAGGGAATAGGAC harbors:
- a CDS encoding alpha/beta fold hydrolase, yielding MSVELNHRITGEGAPLILLHGLFGSLENLGGIARRLQDDWQIHSLDQRNHGSSPHTETMDYPAMASDVIAYMDRQGIDKACILGHSMGGKVAMQVALQAPARVERVIVADIAPVSYKPRHDAILEGLKSIDLNAVASRQDADQRLAEQVDALATRQFLLKNLERVPRDEQSEGGPLFRWRLNLPVIDACYGNLSQAPEGEGPYQGPVLFLKGADSAYIQEKHRESIQQLFPAAELRVIQDTGHWLHAEKPDTFAALCRRFLAGD
- a CDS encoding AraC family transcriptional regulator, translating into MIPAQSQDSSAPLVAASSTLALVHYLECQGVLDPERVEQLVGVDLQALRDPDLRVPAQAHYRLWDHAEQVTGDPAVGLHAGTLVDPERMGLVGHVFFNCDTLGEAVTQYVRLHRLINESVTLSFEQTGELAILSWQPDTPSHYCRQDMDRTLAAAISRTRHFILPDIGAEWADIAHPRPDYASEYQTLLGGPVRFGCAATRLAFDSRHLSHPIPRRNPYVYSAVLKQVNSVLARLQPRRSFGRKIRRLISKQMATDRIDADSLARQCHMSRQTLYRRLKREGLSFHDLVEQVRKDKALRYVASDQYALGEIAFLLGFSELSAFSRAFKRWTGSAPAQYRASQLASADDRPTPPTDTDPPAP
- a CDS encoding GntR family transcriptional regulator, whose translation is MNAFRPRETLTEQVARHIENLIAFGQLGSGERIYEGAMAKQMDVSHGSIREGLLLLEKRHLVRNVPRKGAFVTPLDEFFVRSLYETLELYLTHTGRKLVRQWQPADMERLESLYAQMAASFGKGDLMAFLELGIEYTKASLVYADNYFIVAAIDDLWPSAKRCAFVAFQQGGSHVIEDNLAHMQQSIQAIKDRDEARLTEILHRYAMQQCQQVLEAIASANRRDSQ
- the cls gene encoding cardiolipin synthase — encoded protein: MEPFSLVAIAVGLLYLAALGCVYRILLTYRTAQGAIAWIIGLLGLPYVAVPLFLLFGRYRFGGYIRARRMGDQALTNLLNRFEQQTTSIPAPADDYFTDELQVLCKLGRQPFTEGNRCTLLRDGEATFEALFEAMENATRYILLEFYIIRSDRVGQRIKAILERKLAQGVQVWFLYDNIGSVWLPRSYLKQLAAAGARVASFGDGNVRRRRFQINFRNHRKLLVCDGVIGFVGGINLGDEYLGTAMDQEPWRDTHCQIEGPAVTGLQLTWLEDWNWASDEFPELDWAPPATQAGNDRVLMLPTGPADDWETCSLFFLNCINNARQRLWISSPYFVPDFQIMNALQLAALRGVDVRVLIPEKSDSWLIGLAAYSYLVQACQTGIKIYRYQPGFMHQKVILVDDRYAAVGTANLDNRSMRLNFEISAVTTAPHFIASVESMLEEDLDNCRLMHECDYNDRSTLFRLSCRAIRLLAPLL